The following nucleotide sequence is from Cicer arietinum cultivar CDC Frontier isolate Library 1 chromosome 2, Cicar.CDCFrontier_v2.0, whole genome shotgun sequence.
atgaaatGCAGTAGTTTGTTTgcataaaaaaatgacaaattgataataaaaaaaaaatgacttgattttgtttatatagatgattaaaaaatttcaagaatATAAGAAATGCACTCTCAATGTAAATTAAGTTTCCATTGacatctaataaaattaatttatatgtcATAACGAACTATTGTGATTCAACAATggtataaaatgttattttacatCGTCAACGTATAATCATTAAACTGAAATGttcttttaaataatgttaGTATAATCATTAAACTGAAATGttcttttaaataatgttaGTAAGATGCTATTTAACTCACTTTCTAACATATTAGTCCcactaaatttatataatttcataGAGATAAAGACATTCAATTAGAGTCAGTAATAGGAGTTATCTACTATTATATGTCTATGAGTCTATCCTTCGTTACCTTTGTATatggttttaaaatattaaatgcatGTGATtttattaggcttaattgcacttttggtatccctattataggtgaaaattgaaagtagttcccccattttgtttgtccccagttttagtcccccaaacagaatttgagtccaaatcatgatgagttggcAATTTtgtaatgacgtgtcaataaaagaGTGACGTGACTGACACTTATGTGGAATaaattcattattatattatttttgattaaaaaacataatttatatttttaaaaaccattattataattgtggcaatatttttaaaaatacaatttaattattaaaattaaattaaaagaaaaaacacctaaaatcataaaccctaaacaaatcaaaatcaaaaacattcactcatgaaccctaaaatcattatGGATTTCTTCCTCCTTAACAACACGATCAACATGGCCTCCATCTCCCCCCTCAACATTGCGCTCAACAGTTTCATCAACAAAGCTCTCAACTTGATCCACTTTCTTCTCCCTTGCAATTTCAGACACCTCAACTTTCACTTCatcaccaacaacaacaacactacCAACATTAGCACCAACATCCCCAACTCTATTAAAGTAAATTCCTTCACAAATCTTCTGCAAATTCTCAAAAATAGGCTCAAACGCCAAAACACGGAACCCCATAGCAGCAGCAGCAAAACTCACCATACCAACATTAGCATCAACATCTACAACAAACCCATTTGTTCCCTCACTTTTAGCCTTCTCAAGAACCTCATGAATAGTCACCGATATATCAGGTTTTCGAAAAGGCTTCCCTTTGAGCAATCTCACGATGTTCTTGTGTGGCTTATCAGGTAGATTTCCGAAATCGGAAAGCGAAAATAGAAACGGGTAACGAACGCCTTCGACGATGGGGTGGGCTTGAGGTGATTTGATGCAATCGAAAGGggaaattgaatttgagaagAGGTGGGTATTGAGAGTGAGGAAATTAGGGTTAGGATTTGAGGGATGAGGGGTAAGGAATGCGAAGAATAGGAATAGTAAGAGGAGAGTGGAAGAAAAGAGTAAAATGAGTAACTTCGGAGAGAGTAGTCGAGAGGGTTTATCTTTTTTCCAGGCATTTGCCATGGAAAATGGAATGTGGAGATGATTGAAGCTTCTTCAGGCTGTggagaaattgaatttaggtCAAATGGAGATTTCCTCTTTTGTTGAAAAGCGATGGTATGGTAGTGTTGCTGTCTTTGGTGATGAAGTGAAAGTTATGGTttatgattttaggtgttttttcttttaatttaattttaataattaaattgtatttttaaaaatattgccacaattataataatggttttaaaaaatataaattatattttttaatcaaaaataatataataatgaatttATTCCACATAAGCGTTTGTCACGTCACTcctttattgacacgtcattataAAATTGACagctcatcatgatttggactcaaattctgtttgggggactaaaactggggacaaacaaaatggggggactactttcaattttcacctataatagggggaccaaaagtgcaattaagccattttattataaattattcaaatcatGTAAAATATGAAGCATGCTATTTAAATtgttatatgattttttttaacccCATTTGATGGCGTGCACATAATGGCATACAGGTGGCATGCAATTAATACTAATTTCCATTCGAGGAGTAACCAATGGTGTATTGGTGTCACAATTGGACAAACTAGAATTGTCCTTCCTTAAATTCAAAGATGAAACCTTCCCTGAGTAACTCCATAATCCTAACCCAAATAATGCCAAGTAATATTGCATGCAAGCTGTGCTTTCTAATTTTCACATAATTTCCTTTTTCTTAAATATCACACATTGTTTTCAATACTTCCTAATTTGTTAGGAGAGGACTACCATCCTAAACATACACGCAAATTCAAAGATGAAACCTTCCCTGAATAACTCCATAATCCTAACCCAAATAAtgttatttaattgaatatcCTTTCACTATCCAAGTAATATTGCATGCAAGCTATGCTTTCTAATTTTCACATAATTCCCTTTTTCTTAAATATCGAAGACCATCATCCTAGACATTATTTTTCTaccttctttattttttattctacttCTCAGTGAACATCTTACATCTCCATTTCTTTGATTATAATATCCAAAAACATTTCTAAAGTGACTTTAGTATATCACAATGTTTCGGTGTGTGTTCAATTCTCTCGTTTGTGGGGTGACAATTTTATGTATCAATTTGTTATGTACTCAAAGTTTTCATATGAACAATTGTGTGGAGAAAGAGAGAAAAGCTCTTTTCAAGTTTAAAGAAGCACTTATTTTTGGAGGAGACAAACTTAACTCATGGAAAGGTGAAGAATATTGTTGCAAATGGGAAGGAATATCGTGTAATAATTTAACCActagtgcaattaaaccttgtTAGATCGATTCATATCTACATGTTAGATCGGTTACTTGTCCGATCTAACATCAAGCgttgtaataaataattaattataaaatcggCTAAAATGACAGATGTAAcaagtcaaaattcaaaattgatttattacatcggtTCAAGTCAAATTccaaattgatttattacatcagttaaatttgaaccaatctaacaagtcatattcaaaatttaactaaatttcatatttcattatagcaattaataaatcaactaaatatcaatttaatcgtAGCATTGTCACAACCAATAAGTAGAACAAAAACACTAATGTAATTATAGACATAATCGATTTGAACATGCCTCGACCCAATACATTATACTTAACAtgaaaacacaaacaaataacaaatctgagtatacataaaagatagtaataatattaataatcagGATTAACACAAAAAGATTCATATGAATCTACACAACCAAATCACTtgaattattactattattcaCCGTCTCTGGCCAAAGATTTCATTGTCTACTGCAAGCACAAAATCAACATAACAATTTAATGCATTAGCGCCCAAGAAACCATCACAAAGCTGAATGAAACACCTATTCAAAACTCATACCAataattaacattaaaaaaaaacacaatgaaTAATCAAAAATTATCATAATAgctcaaaaaattaaaacaaacaacaaaaaatttgactcaaattattgaataataatgACTTAATACAAAATGTTTTAGCCATGAGAATATGACAGATTCAAAGGTACTGGATCACCTAAACTTGATTAAATTAGTGTTATCTAGGCATCTAGCAAgttcaatcaacaaataaataaccagaaaaaatacaaaacaaatgtCTGTCAAATAACTCCCAATTAACAAATGCGGGCATTACAAAAACCACAAAAAATTTCAGTTCATTTACATCAAGTCTAAGATGAAATAATCCTTGTAACAAGTGCATGGACTAATTCAACATAAAAAGAGGTATATATTGGTTTCACAAACTTAAAAGACTATAAGTAAAAGCAAAACACCTCCTTACAGTTACTCAACTGAAGatgcaaatttttaaatatatgattcatTTGAATTTCAACAGAAGATGCCAAAGTGATTTTCTTCTGTTGTTAGCAACTAGATACGATGGCTATAGTCATAAGATATAAAACAAGTCAAAGTCTCTTAGAAATGCCTCCCaataattacaacaacaaaaataactaCTAAAAAGTATGTGGTGGAATGGTAACATTAACATAGTCAAAGTCAActacgcaaaaaaaaaaaacaacagaagaagaagaaaatcactTTGACATCTTCTGTTGAAATTCCACACACCTTTAACCATATGCATATTTAAAATGTGAAAGATAAGTATTAATGCTTACCCAAGATTAATAAGTAAGTAGGAATTGATGGGAATGCAAGTTGGTGTAGGCATGCGCAGCAGTGGCACAAATGGGCATGTGAAACCTGAAAAATGATTAATGATAGAGTTATGAACAGATTCATAGAAACTTATCAAATATAAGGACATCATGGTAAGGCATACCTCCAGACTGACCAAATTTGTGTCTTGCATCATCTTGATCTATACAAGTTAGAAAGATGAATTCAAACACAAGAAGAGTGCCTCCGACTCCACACAATGTGAAGTGAACAGAATTGGTAATAGCATAAAATTATGTTGAAAAGAACTAGAACACTGAGAGAAATTcttaaatgacataaaaaacACTAATAAAATGCATAAATTTATCATTGCATGTGCATCTTGAGAAAAGCTATGTGAATCAAGATTAGACTGACCTAAGAAAAGTTAAACATGAATATGTGAAGACAAACACCCCTAAGCATATGAATGTTATGGTCCACCCAACAACTCTTCTTCTATTGCTCTCATTTATATatgcacctcgaaaaacagaaCAACATTATGAATGGATAAAGACTAAATCTACCCCAATCTAATACACAAATGAATTGTAGtaacatatattttaacaattgaaaATTTAGGCTTGGcaatatataataatacaaataaagaaGCATCTGATCACAAATAATTACTTTCTGAGAACcaaataatttaatgaaatcACAACATCTATACATGATATCAAACATTGTGGTCTCTTGTTTTCATTTCCAGCAATGCCGTAATGTACCACTCCATCTACAGTGAAAAAGCTTAGCAATAGCTGTGTAATTATAGCTGCATTTATCTACACTTTTGTTTCAACAGTTAGTACAAAATAGACTAATTAACTAAATTCCAGTTCCACTATTGAATTAATAACCCTTAACTATCTACGGatccataaaaaataaacaaatatgaCAGACAGCTTATGATCAATCCAATCAATGAattattagtttaaatattttatttagtattttaaaatattagtcattataattataatcattATAATTTGAGTATTTTCTCATGACCATTAAAATTGTGTCTAATAGATGATTATAATCTATTTAGAATAATATATACAAGTATAATGTCGTCTTCAACATTcgatatataaagataaaataaatcgTCATTGTTtgagatataaaaaaatgtaatggTAAATCTGTTGCAATTTATCCATAGATATTGTGGATGTACCACCGGAGCCACCATGTGAGACCATGACCTTTCACGGCAACTACAGCCATAGACCACTGTAAGAAAACACTCATTTTGTGGtcaactttacaaatattttgtggccgaaaaaaaccTTACAAATTAGTGGCCGAAAAAGctctcacaaatacaaaaattcaaatttgtctttatttgtggctgaaaaaactCTAACAAAAGACTACAATTTTAGCTgaattttgtggctgcctaagccctcacaaaatcacaacgttgtcattttgtgagggcttNNNNNNNNNNNNNNNNNNNNNNNNNNNNNNNNNNNNNNNNNNNNNNNNNNNNNNNNNNNNNNNNNNNNNNNNNNNNNNNNNNNNNNNNNNNNNNNNNNNNNNNNNNNNNNNNNNNNNNNNNNNNNNNNNNNNNNNNNNNNNNNNNNNNNNNNNNNNNNNNNNNNNNNNCACAAAATCAACCCTTTGTGAgggtaaaggccgccacaaaggcaaGCCATTTGTGGCCGCCCAGACCACCACAAAATCATTGGTCTGTTGCACTTTGTGagggcaaaggccgccacaaatgcccaTTGATCCGTTGCAATTTGTGGTCGTCCAGACCGCCAcaaattctttattttcttaccgttaaagccgccacaaaagatcaataattttctataaatatcacttcactcctcttatcatttttcacttctaccTTGTCTCTAGactttctttctaaattttctctctacattctctctacaaaaattatttctccaagGTTGTTCTTTACTATCTTGAATTTTGGtaacttttatattatatatttagttttttaattttatttttgatttgaagttatttatttaatgaatattattgaatttttattttgacaatggTGATATAGTGTTTACTTCGAAGAGTTCTCAACTCTgtgaaagcttcaagtcagacactacccgacatcaagttagtattttatacattttaaatatagattagtaaaatctgtgatattataaatatatttatattatttttaaaatatataaaaagctCGTCATTCgaaatattattatagaaattatgttgtttacataatataagataaataaaaattatagaaattatgttgtttacataatatatgataaataaaaatttgaagcaCATGTATAAcctattga
It contains:
- the LOC101505051 gene encoding cationic amino acid transporter 3, mitochondrial-like isoform X1 — protein: MSKIMLESCGWHARDFADGELKDEFFCICFSSIENQDDARHKFGQSGGFTCPFVPLLRMPTPTCIPINSYLLINLGRQ
- the LOC101489662 gene encoding uncharacterized protein, which translates into the protein MANAWKKDKPSRLLSPKLLILLFSSTLLLLFLFFAFLTPHPSNPNPNFLTLNTHLFSNSISPFDCIKSPQAHPIVEGVRYPFLFSLSDFGNLPDKPHKNIVRLLKGKPFRKPDISVTIHEVLEKAKSEGTNGFVVDVDANVGMVSFAAAAMGFRVLAFEPIFENLQKICEGIYFNRVGDVGANVGSVVVVGDEVKVEVSEIAREKKVDQVESFVDETVERNVEGGDGGHVDRVVKEEEIHNDFRVHE
- the LOC101505051 gene encoding ran-binding protein 1 homolog a-like isoform X2, whose protein sequence is MLESCGWHARDFADGELKDEFFCICFSSIENQDDARHKFGQSGGFTCPFVPLLRMPTPTCIPINSYLLINLGRQ